From the genome of Ornithobacterium rhinotracheale, one region includes:
- a CDS encoding mannose-1-phosphate guanylyltransferase, which yields METLDKKNIYCVIMAGGVGSRFWPMSTTSNPKQFHDVLGTGKTLIQQTFDRLLNLCLPENIYVITDQKYTDLVQEQLPKISPENIVAEPVGMNTAPCAIYTAYKIYKRNPEAEILVCPSDHLILNEPKFTEIALTALENSAKNHGLYTLGIQPTRPDTGYGYIQYNAQDQGEVKKVKTFTEKPNLELAKQFLQSGDFLWNSGIFIWSAKDILHSFEEHMPEMYHAFQAVENTLNTEKEAKEIKQLYPTLQQISVDVAIMEKEQNVYVIPSEFGWSDLGTWLSLYENTEKDKDGNAFSSKNVFTYQAKNNIIFAPQEKLVVVDGLEDYIVVDTPQALLISPIKNSQEIKSYVTDLKLNKKEKFV from the coding sequence ATGGAAACATTGGATAAAAAAAATATCTATTGCGTAATTATGGCAGGCGGTGTGGGTTCACGCTTTTGGCCTATGAGTACTACGAGCAACCCTAAACAATTTCACGATGTTTTAGGCACAGGAAAAACTTTAATTCAGCAGACTTTTGATCGATTACTAAACTTATGTTTACCCGAAAACATTTATGTCATTACCGACCAAAAATACACCGATTTAGTGCAAGAGCAATTGCCCAAGATTTCGCCGGAGAATATCGTGGCAGAGCCTGTGGGTATGAATACTGCCCCTTGCGCCATTTATACCGCTTATAAGATTTATAAGCGCAATCCTGAGGCAGAAATTTTAGTTTGTCCGTCGGATCATTTGATTCTAAACGAACCAAAGTTTACTGAAATTGCACTCACTGCACTTGAAAATTCAGCGAAAAATCATGGATTATACACTTTAGGCATTCAGCCTACGCGCCCCGATACGGGCTATGGATACATTCAGTACAATGCCCAAGACCAAGGCGAGGTTAAGAAAGTAAAAACTTTTACAGAAAAGCCTAATTTAGAGCTAGCCAAGCAATTTTTACAATCGGGAGATTTCTTGTGGAATAGCGGAATTTTTATATGGAGTGCTAAGGATATTCTACACTCCTTTGAGGAGCATATGCCAGAGATGTACCACGCCTTCCAAGCGGTGGAAAATACGCTAAATACAGAGAAAGAAGCCAAGGAAATTAAGCAACTTTATCCCACTTTGCAGCAAATCTCCGTAGATGTGGCCATTATGGAAAAAGAGCAAAATGTGTATGTAATCCCCTCAGAATTTGGTTGGAGCGATTTAGGCACTTGGCTCTCCTTGTATGAAAATACCGAGAAGGATAAAGATGGAAACGCTTTTTCGAGCAAAAATGTATTTACCTATCAAGCGAAAAACAACATTATTTTTGCCCCCCAAGAGAAATTAGTAGTTGTAGATGGCTTGGAGGATTACATTGTGGTGGATACGCCGCAGGCACTTTTGATTTCTCCTATTAAGAATAGCCAAGAAATTAAATCCTATGTAACGGATTTAAAACTAAATAAAAAAGAAAAATTCGTTTAA
- a CDS encoding SprT-like domain-containing protein, whose product MPVQGLKKFIPEASLPHIAQWISGYPLLLKVKNNRKSKLGDYRKIPRGHQITINKDLSPHLFLLTLTHEIAHMHSFARYGFKISPHGKEWKSTFATLLQETLHLYPKDLQPIMREYIKNPKANFYAFSPFVAYFSQEEKQEDTIFLKDLPKGTIFALNNKIFKKGELKRVRYICTELSSGKNYLIHELAPIKEYRKIN is encoded by the coding sequence ATGCCCGTACAAGGTTTAAAAAAATTTATACCCGAAGCATCATTACCCCATATAGCGCAATGGATTAGTGGCTACCCGCTGCTCCTAAAAGTGAAAAATAATCGAAAATCCAAGCTAGGCGATTATAGAAAAATCCCGAGAGGGCACCAGATTACTATCAATAAAGATTTGAGCCCGCACCTTTTTCTGCTCACGCTCACGCACGAGATAGCGCATATGCATAGCTTCGCCCGCTATGGCTTTAAAATCAGTCCGCACGGTAAGGAATGGAAAAGCACTTTTGCCACTCTGTTGCAAGAAACTTTACACCTATACCCCAAGGATTTACAGCCTATAATGAGGGAGTATATCAAAAATCCGAAGGCAAATTTCTATGCCTTTTCGCCATTTGTAGCGTATTTTAGCCAAGAAGAAAAGCAGGAGGATACTATATTTTTAAAAGATTTGCCAAAAGGTACTATTTTTGCTTTGAATAATAAAATTTTTAAAAAAGGAGAGCTTAAAAGAGTTAGATATATTTGCACAGAATTATCATCTGGAAAAAACTATTTAATTCATGAATTGGCACCTATAAAAGAATATAGAAAAATTAATTAA
- a CDS encoding ABC transporter ATP-binding protein — protein sequence MIEVKNLKKSFGDKEVLKGISTTFEKGKTSLIIGASGAGKTVFFKCILGLFEPTSGEIIYEDISTKNITSKQRHERRKHIGTVFQYSALFDFMTVEENVRFPLEMYTDLSLKEMNERVHMILEKVNIEEDAFKKMPSEISGGMQKRVAIARAVVNKPKYLFCDEPNSGLDPQTAIVIDQLIQKLTREFDITTVINSHDMNSVMEIGEKILFLKDGLKAWEGTNKEILFTDNNSVSDFVYSSDLMKRVREVLQRQKD from the coding sequence ATGATTGAAGTTAAAAATCTTAAAAAAAGCTTTGGAGATAAGGAAGTATTAAAAGGCATTTCCACCACCTTTGAAAAAGGAAAAACAAGCCTAATCATAGGCGCCAGTGGCGCAGGGAAGACTGTATTCTTCAAATGCATTTTAGGCCTTTTTGAGCCCACCAGCGGAGAAATCATTTACGAAGATATTTCCACCAAAAACATAACCTCTAAACAACGGCACGAGCGCCGAAAACACATAGGCACCGTATTCCAGTACAGCGCCCTTTTCGATTTTATGACAGTGGAGGAAAATGTGCGATTCCCCCTAGAAATGTATACCGACCTCTCCCTAAAAGAGATGAACGAGCGCGTGCATATGATACTAGAAAAAGTTAATATAGAGGAAGATGCCTTCAAAAAAATGCCCTCTGAAATATCTGGCGGTATGCAAAAACGCGTCGCCATCGCCCGTGCCGTAGTCAATAAGCCAAAATACCTCTTTTGTGATGAGCCAAACTCAGGGCTAGACCCGCAGACGGCCATCGTTATCGACCAATTGATACAGAAACTTACCCGAGAATTTGATATCACCACCGTGATAAACTCCCACGATATGAATTCCGTGATGGAAATTGGCGAAAAAATCCTCTTTCTAAAAGATGGGCTTAAAGCTTGGGAAGGCACAAATAAGGAAATCCTTTTTACAGATAATAATAGCGTTTCCGATTTTGTATATAGCTCCGATTTAATGAAGCGCGTGCGCGAAGTTTTGCAAAGGCAAAAGGATTAA
- a CDS encoding ABC transporter permease, giving the protein MFSVLETYLTNIGKYFELLFEVIKKPKKTKVYRKLIIRELYDLGVNSVGLVAILSIFMGAVLAIQLYQNFKSAEMPIPDSYVGYATKVVVVLEFSSTIICIILAGKVGSYIASSIGTMRATEQIDALEVMGVNSASFLILPKIIASLLFYPILLMISISMCLFGGYLIGDLSGMWSTVDFVAGLQKNFDNWFFAYSFIKMEVFAFIIATVPAFYGYNVKGGSLEVGRSSTKAVVWTCIILIITNLILTNILL; this is encoded by the coding sequence ATGTTTAGCGTATTAGAAACATACCTCACCAATATTGGTAAATACTTTGAGCTTTTGTTTGAGGTGATTAAAAAACCGAAAAAAACAAAGGTGTATCGTAAATTAATCATAAGAGAGCTATACGATTTAGGGGTGAACTCCGTGGGCTTGGTAGCCATACTCTCCATTTTTATGGGCGCGGTATTAGCCATTCAGCTGTACCAAAACTTTAAGAGCGCCGAAATGCCCATACCAGACAGCTATGTGGGCTATGCCACTAAGGTAGTAGTAGTTTTAGAATTCTCCTCCACCATCATTTGCATCATCTTGGCCGGAAAAGTAGGCTCCTACATAGCCTCCAGCATAGGCACTATGCGTGCCACAGAGCAGATAGATGCCCTTGAAGTAATGGGGGTAAATTCCGCCTCGTTTCTAATCCTGCCCAAAATCATCGCCTCGCTTTTATTCTACCCCATTTTATTGATGATATCCATCAGTATGTGCCTCTTTGGCGGGTATCTGATTGGAGATTTATCAGGTATGTGGTCCACAGTGGATTTCGTAGCAGGCTTGCAGAAGAATTTTGATAATTGGTTCTTTGCTTATAGCTTTATCAAGATGGAAGTTTTTGCCTTTATCATCGCCACCGTACCAGCCTTTTATGGGTACAATGTAAAAGGCGGCTCGCTAGAAGTGGGGCGCTCAAGCACCAAGGCAGTAGTGTGGACTTGCATCATATTAATCATTACCAACCTAATCCTTACCAATATTTTATTATGA
- a CDS encoding DUF4488 domain-containing protein — protein MMKKIFFVFVAVFGIMLNAQEAPKHIPESTDLVGFWQQCFLLKNSEGNKILRPSGNYKVINPDGTFYTFMIVPQNNGAVQIPVILQYGTYKIQDDGQFTEHIIKHAMNPSFSNTNSELRYKKIEGDDTIVQEYRNENKVWIPEIWRRVSFKDMSKKTNLIF, from the coding sequence ATGATGAAAAAAATATTTTTTGTTTTTGTAGCAGTGTTTGGAATAATGTTAAATGCTCAAGAAGCACCTAAACATATTCCTGAAAGCACAGATTTAGTGGGATTTTGGCAACAGTGTTTTTTGTTAAAAAATTCAGAAGGTAATAAAATATTGAGACCCTCTGGCAATTACAAGGTGATTAACCCCGATGGTACTTTCTATACCTTTATGATTGTTCCTCAGAATAATGGGGCGGTTCAGATTCCTGTTATTTTGCAATATGGCACTTATAAAATTCAAGATGATGGCCAGTTTACAGAGCATATCATTAAGCACGCTATGAATCCTAGTTTCTCTAATACAAATTCTGAGTTGCGCTATAAAAAAATAGAAGGAGACGATACAATCGTTCAGGAGTATCGAAATGAGAATAAAGTTTGGATACCAGAGATTTGGCGCAGGGTAAGCTTCAAGGATATGTCAAAGAAAACGAATTTAATATTTTAA
- a CDS encoding DUF4488 domain-containing protein yields the protein MIKKISILALLNFLVISFAQNHIAESKNLVGIWEHVYPISNGNYLKTGNYKIITPDGTFSLVFIGKNKTTLTGYGTYKITSDSTFTEKMISHISPKFDKSGSILRYKMQDENTLLQSFKAENNDRWVPEIWKRITMPKKDSFMKEF from the coding sequence ATGATTAAGAAAATAAGCATTTTAGCTTTGTTAAATTTTTTAGTAATTTCTTTTGCACAAAATCACATAGCAGAAAGTAAAAATTTGGTGGGAATATGGGAACATGTTTATCCCATATCAAATGGAAATTATTTAAAAACAGGAAATTATAAAATCATAACGCCTGATGGTACATTTTCCTTGGTTTTTATTGGGAAAAATAAAACAACCTTAACAGGTTATGGAACTTATAAAATTACGAGTGATAGTACTTTTACCGAGAAAATGATTTCCCATATTTCGCCTAAATTTGATAAATCTGGTAGTATTTTAAGATATAAAATGCAAGATGAAAATACTTTGTTACAATCATTTAAGGCAGAAAATAATGATAGATGGGTACCAGAAATTTGGAAAAGAATCACGATGCCTAAAAAAGATAGCTTTATGAAAGAATTTTAA
- a CDS encoding replication-associated recombination protein A — translation MNTPLAERMRPKTLEQYVNQKHLVGDNAPIKVMLDNGLLASMILWGPPGTGKTTLAQLLAELSGREFYTLSAINAGVKEVREVIEQAKKKTLFSSEKNPILFIDEVHRFNKSQQDSLLGAVEKGYITLIGATTENPSFEVVPALLSRCQVYTLKALDRKDLEELMQNAIQHDALLKTKNISLKETDALLRYSGGDARKVLNGLELVIHSVGDETEIVITNDLVQKCIQQNISRYDKTGEQHYDIISAFIKSIRGSDPNAAVYWLARMIAGGEDLKFIARRLLILASEDIGNANPNALMLANSAFQAVSTIGYPEARIILSQCAVYLANSPKSNSTYNAINQALDLVQKTGDLPVPLHLRNAPTKLIKDLDYGKEYKYAHDYQGHFVQQEYLPEDLSGTTLYAPADNKRENIDRQNLKNRWGDKYDY, via the coding sequence ATGAATACGCCCCTTGCCGAACGCATGCGTCCTAAAACACTTGAGCAATATGTGAACCAGAAGCATTTGGTAGGCGATAATGCGCCCATCAAAGTAATGCTGGACAATGGTTTGCTGGCTTCTATGATTTTGTGGGGACCACCTGGTACGGGAAAGACTACGCTAGCGCAGCTCTTAGCGGAATTATCTGGCAGGGAATTTTACACGCTGAGTGCCATTAATGCAGGAGTTAAGGAGGTGCGCGAAGTGATAGAACAAGCTAAAAAGAAAACGCTTTTCTCCAGCGAGAAAAATCCCATTCTGTTTATAGATGAGGTGCATAGATTTAATAAATCACAGCAGGATTCGCTTTTGGGAGCGGTGGAAAAGGGTTATATCACGCTCATTGGTGCCACAACTGAGAATCCAAGTTTTGAAGTGGTACCTGCCTTGCTCTCCCGTTGCCAAGTATATACTTTAAAGGCACTAGACCGGAAAGATTTGGAAGAATTGATGCAAAACGCCATTCAGCATGATGCTTTGCTTAAAACTAAAAATATTAGCCTTAAAGAAACCGATGCGCTTTTGCGCTATTCTGGTGGCGATGCTAGAAAAGTGCTCAATGGGCTGGAATTGGTAATTCATAGTGTGGGCGATGAAACTGAAATAGTAATTACCAATGATTTGGTGCAAAAGTGCATTCAGCAAAACATTTCAAGATACGATAAAACGGGCGAGCAACATTATGATATCATCTCTGCCTTTATCAAATCCATTCGTGGCTCAGACCCCAATGCCGCCGTTTATTGGCTTGCTCGCATGATTGCTGGGGGCGAAGATTTAAAATTCATTGCACGCCGATTACTTATTTTAGCTTCCGAGGATATAGGCAATGCCAATCCAAATGCCCTGATGCTTGCCAATAGTGCCTTTCAGGCCGTTAGCACCATTGGCTACCCCGAGGCACGCATCATCTTATCGCAGTGTGCGGTGTATTTAGCCAATTCGCCCAAGAGCAATTCCACCTATAATGCCATTAATCAAGCATTAGATTTAGTGCAGAAAACAGGCGATTTGCCCGTGCCTCTGCATTTAAGAAACGCTCCTACTAAGCTGATCAAGGATTTAGATTATGGAAAGGAGTATAAATATGCCCACGATTACCAAGGGCATTTTGTGCAACAAGAATACTTGCCCGAGGATTTAAGCGGCACCACACTATACGCTCCTGCCGATAATAAGCGCGAAAATATAGACCGACAAAATTTAAAAAATCGCTGGGGCGATAAATACGATTATTAA
- the rpiB gene encoding ribose 5-phosphate isomerase B, translating to MKIAIGSDHAGYDLKEKIKQYLAEKKIEIQDFGAFSTDSVDYPDFAHPTANAVENHQADLGILLCGSGNGIAMTANKHQGIRAAISWNPELAELARQHNDANILVLPARFISEELGLEIVDAFLNASFEGGRHQRRVEKIACGK from the coding sequence ATGAAAATTGCTATCGGTTCAGACCACGCAGGCTATGATTTAAAAGAGAAAATTAAACAATACTTAGCCGAAAAAAAGATTGAAATTCAAGATTTTGGAGCCTTTTCCACAGATTCTGTGGACTATCCCGATTTTGCCCACCCCACTGCCAACGCTGTGGAAAACCACCAAGCCGATTTAGGCATTTTGCTTTGCGGAAGCGGAAACGGCATTGCTATGACGGCCAATAAGCACCAAGGCATTCGTGCTGCCATCAGCTGGAATCCTGAATTGGCAGAGCTCGCACGCCAGCACAATGATGCCAATATTTTGGTATTGCCCGCGCGTTTCATCTCAGAGGAATTGGGCTTAGAGATTGTAGATGCCTTTCTCAACGCTAGTTTTGAAGGAGGGCGCCACCAGCGCAGAGTGGAGAAAATAGCTTGTGGCAAATAA
- a CDS encoding methyltransferase, protein MSQIFRFKQFSVEQAGAAAKIGTDAVLLGAWCPLLPSFQHSLDIGTGVIALMLAQRGAQQIDAIELDASAYQTAKNNFKHSPWAARLQIYNADFLDFSWDKKYDLVMREVKCNLN, encoded by the coding sequence ATGTCTCAGATATTTCGTTTTAAGCAATTTAGTGTAGAGCAAGCAGGTGCCGCAGCCAAAATCGGTACTGATGCCGTGCTGTTAGGTGCGTGGTGCCCTCTTTTGCCAAGTTTTCAACACAGTTTGGACATTGGTACAGGCGTAATTGCGCTGATGCTTGCCCAGCGTGGCGCCCAGCAAATAGATGCCATAGAGCTAGATGCTAGCGCCTACCAAACGGCAAAAAACAATTTTAAGCACTCCCCGTGGGCAGCACGATTGCAGATTTATAATGCCGATTTTTTAGATTTTTCGTGGGATAAAAAATATGATTTGGTGATGAGAGAAGTGAAATGCAATTTGAATTAG
- a CDS encoding SdpI family protein has translation MENGLKEILVIDLAISLLIVLFYFFPPKELNSIYGYRTKRSTKDQKSWNFAQKHSSQIMIYIPFFVIFSQILMILSGADVQEDFSFIINISISIYIIGFIACFISTESALKKKQENPDEN, from the coding sequence ATGGAAAATGGATTAAAAGAAATTTTAGTAATTGACTTAGCTATATCTCTACTTATTGTTCTTTTTTATTTCTTTCCACCAAAAGAATTAAATTCAATTTATGGATATAGAACGAAACGTTCAACAAAAGACCAAAAATCTTGGAACTTTGCACAAAAGCACTCCTCCCAGATAATGATTTATATCCCTTTTTTTGTTATTTTTTCTCAGATTTTAATGATATTATCTGGGGCAGATGTACAAGAAGATTTTTCTTTTATAATAAATATATCAATATCAATTTATATAATTGGTTTTATTGCTTGCTTTATATCAACGGAATCGGCTTTAAAAAAGAAACAAGAAAATCCTGATGAAAACTAA
- a CDS encoding HTTM domain-containing protein: MDGGDHITSVLTFLLIPITITDNRKNHWIGEIHKSNTLSSTISNAFLFLIKIQVCAIYFHAFVGKIPIDEWSNGTATYYWLTHEHFGINEIFRPLFIFILSKSFLVSIITWGILVLEFLLSACIILDKKSKTKKIMFILGVFFHFLILIIHGLFTFFFAATAGLVLYLLSDYSSLKNITLPSSYYYGKWIKRNFSN, from the coding sequence GTGGATGGAGGAGATCATATAACTTCTGTTCTTACATTTCTACTAATACCCATAACAATAACAGATAATAGAAAAAATCATTGGATAGGTGAGATCCACAAAAGTAATACTTTATCCTCTACAATTTCTAATGCTTTTCTTTTTTTAATAAAGATACAAGTCTGCGCAATCTATTTTCATGCTTTTGTAGGTAAAATTCCAATAGATGAATGGTCTAATGGAACAGCTACTTATTATTGGTTGACTCACGAACATTTTGGAATAAATGAAATCTTTAGACCTCTTTTTATTTTCATTTTATCTAAAAGTTTTCTGGTTTCAATTATAACTTGGGGTATCCTTGTACTTGAATTTTTACTTTCAGCCTGTATCATTCTTGACAAAAAAAGTAAAACAAAGAAAATAATGTTTATTTTGGGCGTTTTCTTTCACTTTTTGATTTTGATAATTCATGGACTATTTACCTTTTTCTTTGCAGCTACTGCTGGTTTAGTCCTATATTTATTATCTGATTATAGTAGTTTAAAAAATATAACCCTCCCTTCATCTTACTATTATGGAAAATGGATTAAAAGAAATTTTAGTAATTGA
- the rnr gene encoding ribonuclease R: MSKNKRSKHHHSQDNSFRKTAKKVLQYYLKYPNKTLNHKQLGSALQYTNAQEKQHLIKALSRLVADDSLLEVSPGKFKLNMEKNILVGTIDFTSSGAAYVIVEGLEDDIYIPKGQTKNALQGDLVQLILHKTSRGKKPEGSIAKVIQRHRMQYVGVLEIIGDRKYGFVIVEGKSMPVDIYVPKENLNHAQNGDKVVCNVVSWPEDADSPFGEITRVLGKPGVHDVEIHSILAEYGLPAAFPKEVEDEAQNLDTEIKPEEIAKRRDMRDVPTFTIDPKDAKDFDDALSFRILENGNYEVGVHIADVSYYVKPGTLLDEEAYKRGTSVYLVDRVVPMLPEVLSNFACSLRPNEDKYTFSAVFEMDKNANIIKSWFGRTVTHSDKRYAYEDAQAIIEGGEGELKEEILILDKLAKILRKERLKNGAISFDRLEVKFNLDEDGNPLGVYFKESKDANKLIEEFMLLANRKVSEFVSLKRGKPTDRTFVYRIHDDPDPEKLASLKQFIHQFGYKLELGDRKKTTASINQLLHDVKGKGEENMIETLAMRSMSKAIYSTDNIGHYGLAFEYYSHFTSPIRRYPDVMAHRLLQRYLDGGKSAEKEVYEEKCEHCSQRERLAADAERDSIKYMQVKFMDKHVGEEFSGIITGVTEWGIYVELPECRAEGLVRLRDIHDDHYIFDQKNYAIVGQATGNTYQLGDEVNVKLTRADLNKKQLDLELL, translated from the coding sequence ATGTCTAAAAATAAACGCTCTAAACATCATCATTCTCAAGATAATAGTTTTAGAAAAACGGCTAAAAAAGTATTACAATACTATTTAAAATATCCAAACAAGACACTCAATCACAAGCAATTAGGTTCTGCATTACAGTACACCAATGCGCAAGAAAAGCAACATTTGATCAAGGCACTTTCTCGCCTCGTGGCAGATGATAGCTTACTTGAAGTTTCTCCAGGAAAATTCAAATTGAATATGGAGAAAAATATACTTGTGGGTACCATTGATTTTACCTCATCTGGAGCTGCTTATGTGATTGTAGAAGGGCTGGAAGACGATATCTATATCCCAAAAGGACAAACCAAAAACGCTCTACAAGGCGATTTGGTTCAGCTTATTTTGCACAAAACTTCTCGTGGTAAAAAGCCAGAGGGTAGCATTGCCAAAGTGATTCAGCGACATCGCATGCAATATGTGGGCGTGCTAGAAATCATAGGCGATAGAAAATATGGTTTTGTCATCGTAGAAGGCAAATCGATGCCAGTAGATATTTATGTGCCAAAGGAAAACTTAAACCATGCACAAAACGGCGACAAAGTTGTGTGTAATGTGGTGAGCTGGCCAGAAGATGCCGATTCGCCATTTGGCGAAATCACGCGTGTGCTTGGAAAACCAGGCGTGCACGATGTGGAGATTCATTCCATTTTGGCAGAATATGGCTTGCCGGCTGCATTCCCTAAAGAAGTGGAAGACGAAGCACAAAACCTTGATACCGAAATTAAACCAGAAGAAATCGCCAAAAGACGCGACATGCGTGATGTGCCTACCTTTACCATAGACCCAAAAGATGCCAAAGATTTTGACGATGCACTTTCGTTCAGAATCCTTGAAAATGGAAATTACGAAGTGGGCGTGCACATTGCCGATGTTTCGTATTATGTAAAACCTGGCACTTTGCTCGATGAAGAGGCTTATAAACGAGGAACTTCTGTGTATTTGGTAGATCGCGTGGTGCCTATGTTGCCAGAGGTGTTGAGTAATTTCGCTTGTTCGCTAAGACCCAACGAAGATAAATATACATTTTCGGCTGTTTTTGAAATGGATAAAAACGCCAATATCATCAAAAGCTGGTTTGGGCGCACCGTTACGCATTCAGACAAGCGATATGCGTATGAAGATGCACAAGCCATCATAGAAGGTGGAGAGGGCGAATTGAAGGAAGAAATTTTAATTCTAGATAAATTAGCCAAGATTTTAAGAAAAGAAAGGCTTAAAAACGGAGCGATTAGTTTTGACCGATTGGAGGTTAAATTTAATTTAGACGAAGACGGAAATCCACTTGGTGTTTATTTCAAAGAAAGTAAAGATGCCAATAAGCTCATCGAGGAATTTATGCTTTTAGCCAATCGAAAAGTATCTGAATTTGTGAGCTTAAAAAGAGGTAAACCTACGGATAGAACCTTTGTTTATCGTATCCACGATGATCCAGATCCGGAGAAATTAGCAAGTTTAAAACAATTTATTCATCAATTTGGGTATAAATTGGAGTTAGGAGACCGTAAAAAAACCACCGCATCTATCAACCAACTTTTGCACGATGTGAAAGGAAAAGGCGAAGAAAATATGATTGAAACGCTTGCAATGCGATCTATGTCCAAGGCGATTTACTCAACCGATAACATTGGACACTACGGATTGGCATTTGAATATTATTCGCATTTTACATCGCCTATACGCCGTTATCCCGATGTTATGGCACATAGACTACTCCAACGCTACTTAGACGGTGGCAAATCGGCTGAAAAAGAGGTGTACGAGGAAAAATGCGAACACTGCAGTCAGCGCGAAAGATTGGCAGCCGATGCCGAGCGAGATAGCATTAAATACATGCAAGTTAAATTCATGGACAAACATGTGGGCGAAGAGTTCAGCGGAATCATCACAGGAGTTACCGAATGGGGAATTTATGTGGAACTACCTGAATGCCGTGCAGAGGGCTTGGTAAGACTACGAGACATTCACGATGATCACTATATATTTGACCAAAAGAATTATGCTATCGTAGGACAAGCCACAGGAAATACCTACCAATTGGGTGACGAGGTAAATGTGAAGCTTACTCGTGCCGATTTAAACAAAAAACAATTGGATTTGGAATTGTTGTAG